The Brasilonema sennae CENA114 genome includes a region encoding these proteins:
- a CDS encoding CHAD domain-containing protein has product MTLATKSKIKTLGNYAYSAIKKHSKKTLEWETQVKKDKDPEALHQMRVGMRRLRTAVTRFSPAVDLPKSASDKNIGKIARRLGNLRDLDVLKESLENLEQSHLPRKEQRSLQTAMEALSKQREEAVVEVKSTFKNNHYKSLKQRLKEWLDNPFYQPLAYLPIQQVLPDLLLPEVSTFLLHPGWLIGTQLEGRVEKAEAEIIIPRSWKAEKVEEELATNGEVLHDLRKQAKRLRYQMELFTDLYGESYANCIAEVKSIQEILGAMQDSAVLAEWLADVFNSEIDSKLPTLASMFAQNRYELWQQWQPLQQRYLKAETRQRFHLTILQPV; this is encoded by the coding sequence ATGACATTAGCGACAAAATCAAAAATAAAAACTCTAGGAAACTACGCTTACTCAGCAATTAAAAAACATAGTAAGAAAACTTTAGAATGGGAAACACAAGTCAAGAAAGATAAAGATCCAGAAGCATTGCATCAGATGCGAGTGGGGATGCGCCGACTACGCACAGCTGTCACAAGGTTTTCCCCGGCTGTAGATTTGCCAAAATCAGCTAGTGATAAAAATATCGGTAAAATTGCACGTCGTTTGGGTAACCTCCGGGATTTAGACGTGCTAAAAGAAAGTTTGGAAAATCTTGAGCAATCACATTTACCCCGCAAAGAACAACGATCGCTGCAAACAGCAATGGAAGCTTTAAGCAAACAACGTGAAGAGGCTGTCGTAGAGGTAAAGTCAACATTCAAAAACAATCATTACAAATCTCTTAAACAGAGATTGAAAGAGTGGTTAGACAATCCATTCTATCAACCATTAGCATATTTGCCAATTCAGCAGGTGCTACCAGATTTACTTTTACCAGAAGTTAGTACATTTTTACTGCATCCAGGTTGGCTGATTGGAACACAATTAGAAGGACGAGTAGAAAAAGCTGAAGCGGAAATTATTATACCTAGAAGCTGGAAAGCCGAGAAGGTAGAAGAAGAATTAGCAACAAATGGTGAAGTTCTTCATGATTTGCGCAAACAAGCCAAACGCCTACGCTACCAGATGGAGTTATTTACTGACTTATACGGCGAGTCTTATGCTAATTGTATTGCAGAAGTGAAGAGTATCCAAGAGATATTGGGAGCAATGCAAGATAGCGCGGTTTTAGCTGAGTGGCTTGCAGATGTGTTCAACTCAGAAATAGATTCTAAACTTCCAACTCTTGCTTCAATGTTCGCCCAAAATCGTTATGAACTGTGGCAGCAATGGCAACCCTTACAGCAGCGGTATCTGAAAGCTGAGACAAGACAAAGATTTCATTTAACAATACTACAGCCTGTGTAA
- a CDS encoding DUF3616 domain-containing protein, which translates to MDYSPRINQLLLTFTDGFKEHRNDLSALLLTPEKHLWLGSDETSTIERLSFIDTTNFAEHKQFHVASFISLPAPEEEEIDIEGLAYADYYLWFIGSHSYKRKKPKAEFSDDKNIKRLAKIASEPNRYIIGRIPLVDGELFPFCEHPKNPDVQLSAAKLEVTQQGNLLMEALADDPHLGFFVKATIPGKDNGFDMEGVAVCKNRIFLGLRGPVLRGWAIILEIELENSGPGLLRLKNITADGKGYKKHFLFLNGLGIRDLFLDGEDLLILAGPTMDLDGPVQVYRVKNGADLQENVLNYPEFVLDIPYGNRDEHAEGITLFHEITGVPSLLAVYDSPAKNRLVGDGGVLADVFKLN; encoded by the coding sequence ATGGACTACTCACCTCGAATTAATCAACTTTTACTGACTTTTACTGATGGTTTTAAAGAACATCGAAACGACCTTTCAGCATTGCTGCTCACACCTGAGAAGCACTTATGGTTGGGGTCGGATGAAACCTCAACTATTGAAAGGCTATCTTTTATAGATACAACCAACTTTGCAGAACATAAACAATTCCACGTAGCAAGCTTTATCAGTTTACCTGCACCAGAGGAAGAAGAAATTGATATTGAAGGTTTGGCATATGCTGACTATTACCTGTGGTTCATTGGTTCTCACAGCTACAAACGCAAAAAACCTAAAGCTGAATTTTCGGATGATAAAAATATTAAAAGACTTGCAAAAATCGCATCAGAACCAAACCGCTATATCATAGGACGTATTCCTTTAGTCGATGGTGAATTATTCCCATTCTGTGAACATCCAAAAAATCCTGATGTACAATTAAGTGCTGCCAAACTTGAGGTAACACAACAGGGTAACTTACTTATGGAAGCTTTGGCAGATGATCCACATTTGGGCTTTTTTGTAAAGGCGACAATTCCGGGTAAGGATAATGGTTTTGATATGGAAGGGGTAGCCGTTTGTAAAAACCGAATTTTTCTAGGTTTGCGTGGACCTGTGTTACGAGGTTGGGCTATTATTTTGGAAATAGAGTTAGAAAACTCTGGTCCAGGACTCCTGAGACTGAAGAATATTACGGCTGATGGCAAGGGATACAAGAAGCATTTTCTCTTCTTGAATGGTTTAGGAATTCGGGATTTATTTTTAGATGGTGAAGACTTGTTGATTTTAGCAGGACCAACAATGGATTTGGATGGACCTGTGCAAGTTTATCGTGTGAAGAATGGCGCTGATTTACAAGAAAATGTTCTCAATTATCCAGAGTTTGTGCTTGATATCCCATATGGAAATAGAGACGAACACGCTGAGGGAATCACTTTATTTCATGAAATAACTGGGGTACCTTCACTACTGGCAGTTTATGATTCTCCGGCAAAGAATAGATTGGTAGGAGATGGTGGTGTACTGGCAGATGTTTTTAAACTGAATTGA
- a CDS encoding flavodoxin family protein yields the protein MPTVAIVYFSGTGHTHLMAQAIAEGASKVEGTTVEVLRIVGEQIVNGRWKDDATIEKLNNADAIVFGSPTYMGGVAAQLKAFIDAASGIWFKHGWKDKIAAGFTHSSSPSGDKQGTLLYLATNAAQHGMIWVNVGDLSSFLFGKDDGINRLGSFLGVMGQSQLDMSGKEAEIDAGDRLTSERFGQRIAEITKRWVR from the coding sequence ATGCCCACTGTAGCAATTGTCTACTTTTCCGGTACTGGTCATACTCACCTTATGGCTCAAGCTATTGCTGAAGGTGCAAGCAAAGTTGAAGGTACCACTGTTGAGGTTTTGCGGATTGTTGGCGAGCAGATTGTCAATGGCCGTTGGAAGGATGATGCAACAATAGAAAAGCTTAATAATGCTGATGCGATTGTGTTTGGTTCACCAACCTACATGGGTGGTGTTGCAGCTCAACTCAAGGCATTTATTGATGCAGCTAGCGGAATTTGGTTTAAACACGGATGGAAAGACAAAATTGCTGCTGGGTTTACGCACTCTAGTTCTCCCAGTGGCGATAAGCAGGGAACACTCTTATACTTAGCAACAAACGCCGCTCAACACGGTATGATTTGGGTAAACGTGGGAGACTTGTCAAGCTTTTTGTTTGGTAAGGATGATGGAATTAACCGACTTGGTTCATTTTTAGGCGTGATGGGTCAAAGTCAACTTGATATGAGTGGTAAGGAAGCAGAAATAGATGCGGGCGATCGCCTCACCTCAGAACGCTTTGGACAACGCATCGCAGAAATAACAAAACGTTGGGTTAGGTAG
- a CDS encoding T3SS effector HopA1 family protein: MQLPPTLEETLHDIANNIQIEFSEFRISHSHYPPIETPAATVAQLQKMPQEIQYKYFNSQLLKFICSIYFEGSRTTEVSPGVKTNEQILQEIDSQGIDWEFYEQLDENNYGGGFFHPGYRIIRQEADGSLAAEFDTLIQHIQRERHLPLALQSASVNDPVAVLLPSSYIHGNRYRANGDGIGGLPPMKFHSEGINVYFNFSPEPAVWAMKYLTTKLNEVKVPFAFEVLHNPLNYRLYNSGFLKFPYNPDESYRYKEILLPVLQTIYAENKSHFREQVPIFTKVLAPGIGLAEHPASELKFGLQQQFGENRCEIVANAMLEAHQNGDESKQARMKYINQHFERLGLDIERPYLNPNSEDIYTPLE, encoded by the coding sequence ATGCAATTACCACCTACTTTAGAGGAGACTTTACACGATATTGCTAACAACATTCAAATAGAATTCTCCGAATTCCGTATCAGTCATTCTCACTATCCTCCTATAGAAACTCCTGCTGCTACTGTGGCACAACTGCAAAAAATGCCTCAGGAAATCCAATATAAATATTTCAATTCTCAGTTATTAAAATTTATATGTAGCATTTACTTTGAAGGTTCGCGTACAACAGAAGTCAGCCCAGGAGTTAAGACAAATGAACAAATTCTACAAGAAATAGATTCCCAAGGAATAGACTGGGAATTTTATGAACAACTGGACGAAAACAATTATGGAGGAGGTTTTTTTCATCCAGGATACCGCATCATTAGACAGGAAGCTGATGGTAGCCTAGCCGCAGAATTTGATACTTTGATTCAACACATCCAGCGAGAACGTCATCTTCCTTTAGCCTTGCAATCAGCTAGTGTAAATGATCCAGTAGCAGTATTGTTACCTTCTAGCTATATTCATGGAAATAGGTATAGAGCAAATGGCGATGGCATAGGTGGTTTACCGCCTATGAAATTTCACAGTGAGGGAATAAATGTTTACTTCAACTTCAGTCCGGAACCTGCTGTTTGGGCTATGAAATATTTAACGACAAAATTGAATGAAGTTAAAGTCCCTTTTGCCTTCGAGGTATTACACAACCCTTTGAACTACAGGTTGTATAACTCAGGATTTCTCAAGTTTCCTTATAACCCAGATGAGTCTTACCGATACAAAGAAATTCTTTTGCCAGTCTTACAGACGATTTATGCAGAAAATAAATCTCACTTTCGGGAGCAGGTTCCCATATTTACCAAGGTTCTCGCACCTGGTATTGGGTTAGCCGAACATCCTGCTTCTGAACTGAAGTTTGGACTTCAACAACAGTTTGGAGAAAACCGCTGCGAAATTGTTGCTAATGCAATGCTAGAAGCTCATCAAAACGGTGATGAATCAAAACAAGCTCGGATGAAATATATTAACCAACACTTTGAGCGGTTGGGGCTTGACATCGAGCGTCCTTATCTCAATCCTAACTCGGAAGATATTTACACACCATTGGAGTGA
- a CDS encoding phosphotransferase, whose product MTIHLKFKNLFSYLISVGICKKDDLDDLKVDVNSKSFDWVIDIPQNQEKLFVKQTPDYKSLDHDVRIEKEWKLYNFLQSHKNLDYASSLTPEVLHFDESNSILIYKCPNDSITLQSFYENQEAFPIALAELLGTTLAKLHSQTMSFQECHTFLTELEESKLNYQLPYPDSLSDYLISRIEPESLKKTQAVSWRFLGIFQQSDAVREIVTELVLNHRHCCLTHNNIQFHKIFIPRHWEKLESEIQDTDKSLIKIIDWEACSWGDPACDLGKAILGYFLFWLNSMIVHPAIDIKKSIQLATIPLEVVRPSIVAITKAYINTYPKILEDYPDFLKRVVQFAGLGLIYQLLAEFQLQPEIALSHQGLYFFIATQLLCKPEKFLSI is encoded by the coding sequence GTGACAATTCATCTCAAATTTAAAAACTTATTTTCTTACTTGATAAGTGTTGGTATATGCAAAAAAGATGACTTAGACGATCTGAAAGTTGATGTTAATAGCAAGAGTTTTGATTGGGTAATCGATATCCCCCAAAATCAGGAGAAGCTATTTGTTAAGCAGACACCTGATTATAAAAGCCTCGATCACGATGTTAGGATTGAGAAAGAGTGGAAGCTTTATAATTTTTTGCAGTCTCACAAAAATTTAGATTATGCTTCCTCATTAACTCCAGAAGTCCTGCATTTTGATGAAAGCAATTCGATACTAATATACAAATGCCCAAATGATTCTATTACCTTACAAAGTTTTTATGAAAATCAAGAAGCTTTTCCAATTGCGCTTGCAGAATTGCTAGGAACAACTTTAGCAAAGCTACATTCACAGACGATGAGTTTTCAGGAGTGCCACACTTTTCTGACTGAACTGGAAGAATCCAAACTTAACTACCAACTTCCTTATCCTGATTCTCTTTCTGATTATCTTATCAGCCGGATTGAACCTGAGAGTTTAAAGAAGACTCAAGCTGTTTCCTGGAGATTTCTTGGTATTTTTCAACAATCTGACGCTGTGAGGGAAATTGTTACAGAACTGGTGTTGAATCATCGCCACTGCTGTTTAACACACAATAATATTCAATTTCATAAGATTTTCATACCTAGGCACTGGGAGAAGTTAGAATCGGAAATTCAGGATACTGATAAAAGCCTAATTAAGATTATTGATTGGGAAGCATGTAGTTGGGGCGATCCAGCTTGCGATTTAGGAAAAGCAATTCTTGGCTATTTCCTCTTCTGGCTCAACAGTATGATTGTGCATCCTGCGATTGATATCAAAAAATCTATACAGCTAGCTACAATCCCTCTAGAAGTTGTTCGTCCTTCAATTGTCGCCATCACAAAAGCTTATATTAATACTTACCCAAAGATTTTAGAAGATTATCCGGACTTTCTCAAGCGGGTTGTTCAGTTTGCTGGACTTGGTTTGATTTATCAACTCCTAGCAGAATTTCAACTTCAGCCGGAGATTGCTTTAAGTCACCAAGGGCTATATTTTTTCATTGCGACACAATTACTGTGCAAGCCAGAGAAGTTTTTGTCAATTTAA
- a CDS encoding T3SS effector HopA1 family protein: protein MQLENSSQTQQPDSASQHLLDTLQDIVSNVQIHSNFSISHPNYKPLELPDEVVARFQRMPADIQKKYFSLQLRSFLYGIYYNGSMRATLASDADSAGLALQQDLENNTRLGVDIAFYERLHSSNQGSGYFDSGWCVVRQESDGTFAVTKNGLTLHVQPEKHLQLAEKSAAVGELVAIRMPKNFVQNGFYMAVSNAGPRSYGHSNREPEIVRIYFNFSPEGAVAVMGSLTRELNDILISFTFKVLYNPGEYKRYDSGVLYFEKSNYEAVRQVLESVYAQTKAHFHTDIPLFTKFLAPGLGLAEEPDRKFAEQESFGMNRCQIIANGLLEAWHSLDDSPEGRMTSILKQFSQMGIELLRSYLNANSVDIYTQLKM from the coding sequence ATGCAACTAGAAAATTCTTCTCAAACTCAACAGCCAGATTCTGCTTCACAACACCTGCTCGATACTTTGCAAGATATCGTCAGCAATGTGCAAATCCACTCCAACTTCTCTATTAGCCATCCAAATTACAAACCTTTGGAATTACCAGATGAGGTAGTCGCCCGCTTCCAGCGAATGCCTGCGGATATTCAGAAGAAGTATTTTAGCTTGCAACTGCGCTCGTTTCTCTACGGTATCTATTACAACGGTTCTATGCGAGCAACTCTGGCATCAGACGCCGATTCAGCGGGTTTGGCACTCCAGCAGGATTTAGAAAATAACACCCGGCTTGGAGTAGATATAGCATTTTACGAACGATTGCACTCGTCCAATCAAGGCAGCGGCTATTTTGACTCAGGTTGGTGTGTGGTGAGGCAAGAAAGTGATGGCACTTTTGCTGTAACCAAAAATGGTTTAACTTTACACGTTCAACCAGAGAAGCATCTGCAACTCGCCGAAAAATCTGCCGCTGTAGGTGAGTTGGTAGCTATCCGAATGCCGAAAAATTTTGTGCAAAACGGGTTCTACATGGCAGTGAGCAATGCAGGACCACGAAGTTATGGTCATTCAAACCGCGAGCCAGAAATCGTGCGAATTTACTTCAATTTCAGCCCAGAAGGTGCGGTGGCGGTTATGGGCAGTCTGACGCGCGAGTTGAACGATATTTTAATTTCCTTTACCTTTAAAGTGCTATACAACCCAGGTGAATACAAGCGCTATGACTCAGGAGTCCTGTATTTCGAGAAGAGTAACTATGAAGCCGTTCGGCAGGTGCTTGAGAGTGTCTACGCACAAACAAAAGCGCATTTTCACACAGATATCCCCCTCTTCACCAAGTTTCTGGCACCAGGGCTTGGTTTAGCAGAGGAACCAGACCGCAAATTTGCAGAACAAGAAAGCTTTGGGATGAACCGCTGCCAAATTATTGCCAATGGTTTGTTGGAAGCTTGGCATTCGCTCGATGACTCCCCAGAGGGGCGGATGACTTCTATCCTCAAGCAATTCTCACAAATGGGAATTGAATTGCTGCGTTCCTACCTGAATGCTAACTCTGTGGACATATATACACAGTTGAAAATGTGA
- a CDS encoding phosphotransferase family protein yields MTFVLSDKNIFNYLVEHRLCTQLESDLYQVEPIRAKNFNLLLTLPESRKLLIKQERHNKEGKTLGEFLSEWRIQEFLQKFPELSYLRAWMPEALHFEAEYSIIVFSYLDEYRDLADFYDKENVFPTEIGEAIATILATIHRATFNRQEYQEFFSAKPTNNLSPAHVPNWVRSIERIGPEIFGIVPADGLKFFKLYQRYSSLGQAMRELADVFQPCCLTHNDLKLNNILLHNNWEQEWEQESPNIIRLIDWERSCWGDPAFDLGTLIASYLQIWLSSLVISKSLTIEESLRLAMTPLEQLQPSIAALTSAYFDNFPEILEHRPNFLMQVVQFAGLALIQQIQAMIQYEKSFGNKGICMLQVAKSLLCRPEQSLATVFGTASKLLVPWLSQGMRY; encoded by the coding sequence ATGACATTTGTATTAAGTGATAAAAATATTTTCAACTACTTAGTTGAGCATAGACTCTGTACTCAGTTAGAGTCAGATCTGTATCAAGTTGAACCGATAAGAGCAAAAAACTTTAACTTATTACTGACTTTGCCAGAAAGTCGGAAACTACTGATTAAGCAAGAACGACACAATAAAGAAGGCAAAACACTGGGCGAGTTTTTGAGTGAATGGCGAATTCAAGAGTTTTTACAAAAATTTCCAGAACTTAGCTACCTTCGAGCTTGGATGCCAGAGGCGCTTCATTTTGAGGCGGAATATTCCATTATTGTTTTCAGCTACTTGGATGAGTATCGGGATTTAGCAGATTTCTACGACAAGGAGAATGTTTTCCCAACTGAAATTGGCGAGGCGATCGCCACCATTCTCGCCACCATCCATCGAGCCACTTTCAACCGCCAAGAGTATCAGGAATTCTTCTCGGCAAAACCTACTAATAATCTCAGCCCTGCTCATGTGCCTAACTGGGTTCGTAGTATAGAACGGATAGGACCAGAAATTTTTGGTATAGTTCCTGCAGATGGGCTGAAATTCTTTAAGCTTTATCAGCGATACTCAAGCTTAGGGCAAGCAATGAGAGAACTTGCCGATGTTTTCCAACCCTGTTGCCTGACTCACAATGATCTCAAACTCAACAACATTCTCTTACACAATAATTGGGAGCAAGAATGGGAGCAAGAAAGTCCCAACATTATACGGCTGATTGATTGGGAGCGCTCTTGTTGGGGAGATCCTGCCTTTGATTTGGGAACGCTGATTGCCAGCTACCTGCAAATCTGGCTGAGTAGCTTAGTCATCAGTAAGTCTTTGACTATCGAAGAATCTCTGCGTCTGGCTATGACACCCCTAGAACAGCTTCAACCTTCCATTGCTGCTCTGACTAGCGCTTATTTCGATAACTTCCCGGAGATTTTAGAGCATCGTCCCAATTTCTTAATGCAAGTCGTGCAATTTGCTGGTTTGGCATTAATTCAACAGATTCAAGCAATGATTCAGTACGAAAAATCCTTTGGCAATAAAGGGATTTGTATGCTTCAGGTTGCCAAGAGTTTGTTATGTCGTCCGGAACAATCCTTGGCGACTGTTTTCGGAACTGCCTCTAAACTTCTCGTTCCCTGGCTCAGCCAGGGAATGCGCTACTAG
- a CDS encoding NIL domain-containing protein has translation MKKRVTLTFPKRVVQMPVTYRLARDFNVAANIIRAQVAPNQIGKLVVELSGDIDELDAAIEWMRSQNITVSQALGEITIDEDSCVHCGLCTGVCPTQALNLDPESYKLTFTRSRCIVCEQCIPTCPVQAISTNL, from the coding sequence GTGAAAAAACGAGTCACACTGACTTTCCCCAAACGTGTCGTCCAAATGCCAGTCACTTATCGATTGGCAAGAGATTTCAACGTTGCTGCAAATATTATTCGCGCTCAGGTTGCACCAAATCAAATCGGTAAACTGGTGGTGGAACTCTCGGGAGATATTGATGAGTTGGATGCAGCGATTGAGTGGATGCGATCGCAAAACATCACTGTATCTCAAGCTTTAGGAGAAATCACCATTGATGAAGATTCCTGCGTCCACTGTGGCTTGTGTACAGGAGTTTGCCCAACACAAGCTCTCAATCTTGATCCCGAAAGTTATAAACTGACGTTTACGCGATCGCGCTGCATTGTCTGCGAACAATGTATTCCCACTTGTCCGGTGCAGGCAATTTCGACCAATCTGTGA
- a CDS encoding thioredoxin family protein yields the protein MSNDSPVHSKETSESKFGTRLRNFLIAIVAIALSVALILGLRTETTSATLSQLDKQSTPFDVALTNGKPSFVEFYADWCTVCQKMAPDIGKLEQQYAGKVNFVMLNVDNTKWLPEMLKYRVDGIPHFVYLDQKGETVAQAIGDQPRTIMSSNLEALIAASPLPYAQANGRVSQFNAPVAPTNTQDDPRSHGAQVVN from the coding sequence ATGAGTAACGATTCACCTGTTCATTCAAAAGAAACATCAGAATCCAAGTTTGGGACGCGCTTGAGGAATTTCTTAATCGCAATCGTGGCGATCGCCCTCAGCGTTGCCTTAATTTTGGGGCTGAGAACTGAGACAACCTCTGCAACTTTGTCTCAGCTAGATAAGCAGTCTACACCTTTTGATGTTGCTTTAACCAATGGTAAGCCATCGTTTGTAGAGTTTTATGCTGATTGGTGTACTGTTTGCCAAAAAATGGCACCAGATATCGGGAAACTAGAACAGCAGTATGCTGGCAAGGTAAATTTTGTCATGCTGAATGTGGATAATACCAAGTGGCTGCCAGAGATGTTGAAATATCGGGTGGATGGTATTCCTCATTTTGTGTATCTAGATCAAAAAGGCGAAACAGTCGCCCAAGCTATTGGTGATCAACCCCGGACTATTATGTCAAGTAACTTAGAAGCCTTAATTGCTGCTTCGCCTTTGCCTTATGCTCAAGCAAACGGCAGAGTTTCGCAATTCAATGCACCAGTCGCGCCAACAAATACTCAAGATGATCCCCGCAGTCATGGCGCTCAAGTTGTGAATTAG
- a CDS encoding DUF6737 family protein, whose amino-acid sequence MSEQKPLSPWKYKPWWCQPWSILLTGVTLMGGSWVIFKIVWLTILVSVPVLTWMGFFLIIWPQLMIRSGVLESYEDQA is encoded by the coding sequence ATGTCTGAACAAAAGCCGCTCAGTCCTTGGAAATACAAACCGTGGTGGTGTCAACCTTGGTCTATTCTTCTCACAGGTGTGACGCTGATGGGTGGTAGCTGGGTCATATTTAAGATAGTCTGGTTGACTATTCTTGTTTCCGTGCCTGTACTGACATGGATGGGTTTCTTTTTGATAATTTGGCCTCAGCTTATGATCCGTAGTGGGGTTTTGGAGTCGTATGAGGATCAGGCTTGA
- a CDS encoding 2-phosphoglycerate kinase, with amino-acid sequence MNTSINETRVILIGGSSHVGKSTLGRSFATQLDWSYRSTDKLARHPGRPWVGANGKAIPEHVAEHYRTRSIEALFLDVLSHYEKNVLPQVESIVHSHAFDLSTECLILEGSALWPEFVANLVCKNAVKAIWLTASDQLLGNRIKRESNFSNVGEDEKHLIQKFLDRTLFYNKRMRETVERLGFICIDVESVSMAEANLCL; translated from the coding sequence ATGAATACATCAATCAATGAAACACGAGTGATTCTAATTGGCGGCTCCTCTCATGTAGGCAAATCGACCCTTGGCCGATCTTTTGCGACGCAGCTAGATTGGAGTTATCGTTCTACGGATAAACTCGCTCGCCATCCGGGACGTCCTTGGGTGGGTGCAAATGGAAAAGCTATTCCAGAGCATGTAGCAGAACATTATAGAACTCGGTCTATCGAGGCTCTTTTTTTAGATGTATTGTCACATTATGAGAAAAATGTGTTACCGCAGGTCGAGTCTATTGTTCATTCTCATGCGTTTGATTTATCAACGGAATGCCTTATACTTGAAGGCTCTGCGTTATGGCCAGAATTTGTAGCAAATTTAGTTTGCAAAAATGCTGTTAAAGCGATTTGGCTTACGGCTAGCGACCAACTCTTGGGAAACCGAATCAAGCGTGAAAGTAATTTTTCTAATGTAGGTGAAGATGAAAAGCACCTAATTCAAAAGTTTTTAGACCGTACCCTATTCTACAATAAACGCATGAGGGAGACGGTTGAACGTCTTGGATTTATATGTATTGATGTAGAATCTGTGTCAATGGCAGAGGCAAACTTGTGTCTTTAA
- a CDS encoding DNA cytosine methyltransferase has product MNYVETINHQLKPASSRSPLVVDLFAGCGGLSVGFEAQGFATHGFEKNADSCATYRKNLKGNCTQILLTPETELPLAKVLIGGPPCQPFSVGGKQKGLQDSRDGFPIFISAVKRLCPEIWLFENVRGLLYKNKWYLDEIVQTFQDLGFIVEWRLLNAVDFGVPQNRERLIVVGHKGNFKFPKLFEKKISAGEALGELAFLAPEESKFLTPSMDEYVAKYEKASFCKRPRDLHLDKPARTLTCRNLAAATGDMHRIKLPCGRRRRLFITEAARLQSFPDWFEFVGTQTSCFNQLGNAVPPLFAFHLAGSVRDYLQSDCRLSPSEIEQRQSVIPI; this is encoded by the coding sequence ATGAACTATGTAGAAACAATCAATCATCAACTAAAACCCGCATCTTCCCGTAGTCCACTGGTGGTGGATTTATTTGCTGGTTGCGGTGGATTATCTGTTGGGTTTGAAGCACAGGGATTTGCTACTCACGGGTTTGAAAAGAATGCTGATTCCTGTGCTACCTATAGAAAAAATTTAAAGGGAAACTGTACTCAAATTCTTCTCACACCTGAGACAGAATTACCATTAGCTAAAGTATTAATAGGTGGACCACCTTGTCAGCCTTTCAGTGTGGGAGGAAAACAAAAAGGTTTACAAGATTCACGAGACGGATTTCCAATTTTTATTAGTGCAGTCAAAAGGCTTTGTCCCGAAATTTGGTTGTTTGAAAATGTTCGCGGACTTCTTTATAAAAACAAGTGGTACTTAGACGAAATCGTTCAAACATTCCAAGATTTAGGCTTTATAGTAGAATGGAGATTATTAAATGCCGTTGACTTTGGTGTTCCTCAAAATCGAGAACGTCTTATAGTAGTAGGACACAAAGGCAACTTCAAATTTCCGAAACTATTCGAGAAGAAAATTAGTGCAGGCGAAGCTTTAGGAGAACTTGCTTTCTTGGCTCCAGAAGAATCGAAATTTTTGACACCTAGCATGGATGAATATGTCGCAAAATATGAAAAAGCATCGTTTTGCAAACGTCCCCGCGACCTTCATTTAGATAAACCAGCAAGAACTTTGACCTGTAGAAACTTAGCTGCTGCAACAGGTGATATGCACAGAATTAAACTACCATGTGGTAGGCGGCGACGTTTGTTTATAACAGAAGCTGCCAGATTACAAAGCTTTCCAGATTGGTTTGAATTTGTAGGAACACAAACAAGTTGTTTTAATCAACTCGGTAATGCAGTACCACCATTGTTTGCATTTCATCTAGCTGGAAGTGTTAGAGATTATTTGCAATCTGATTGCAGATTGTCTCCAAGCGAGATAGAACAACGTCAATCAGTGATACCTATATAG